From Uloborus diversus isolate 005 chromosome 8, Udiv.v.3.1, whole genome shotgun sequence, a single genomic window includes:
- the LOC129228561 gene encoding uncharacterized protein LOC129228561 — protein sequence MSVKSFILALRRFLARRGNTKIIFSDNAKTFRSSCEILKSFRKIIKHPELQNFVASENIIWKFIPERSPWWGGFWERLMKSIKDPLRKILGRALLTLEELATILTEIEFILNNRPITYEFNDLNEPIALTPSCFLFPGKDKINFPNYFLEVFDKSSNQKTLQKRKLFQTRLIKQIWSQWKEQYLLQLRSAHNFLVPHSQQNLKIGDVVLVEGPLKNKLLWDMGVIDKILIGRDGNVRACIVRTSKGCLRRAIQLLYPFEVTVLK from the coding sequence ATGTCCGTAAAAAGTTTTATCTTAGCTTTGAGACGTTTCCTAGCAAGAAgaggaaatacaaaaataatattttctgataatgcaaAGACTTTCCGTTCATCTTGTGAAATACTGAaatcttttcgtaaaataataaAGCATCCAGAGCTGCAGAATTTTGTAGCGTCGGAAAACATCATTTGGAAATTTATTCCAGAACGTTCTCCATGGTGGGGAGGTTTCTGGGAACGATTGATGAAAAGTATTAAAGACCCGCTGAGAAAAATACTCGGTAGAGCTCTATTGACATTAGAAGAGCTTGCTACCATCCTTACAGAAATTGagtttattttgaataatagacCAATTACCTATGAGTTCAATGATTTAAATGAACCAATTGCATTAACAccttcatgttttttatttccagGAAAGGACAAGATTAACTTTCCAAATTATTTCCTTGAGGTATTTGACAAAAGCTCTAACCAAAAGACTTTACAGAAACGTAAATTGTTCCAGACTCGTttaatcaagcaaatttggtCTCAATGGAAAGAAcagtatttattgcaattgagaaGTGCTCATAATTTTTTAGTTCCTCACTCCCAACAGAACTTAAAAATTGGAGATGTAGTGCTTGTTGAAGGACCTTTGAAAAATAAGTTACTGTGGGACATGGGTGTGATCGATAAAATTCTCATAGGAAGAGATGGCAATGTACGTGCATGCATAGTCCGCACGTCTAAAGGTTGCTTAAGAAGAGCAATTCAACTACTCTATCCATTCGAAGTGactgttttgaaatga